One genomic window of Onychostoma macrolepis isolate SWU-2019 chromosome 25, ASM1243209v1, whole genome shotgun sequence includes the following:
- the LOC131534214 gene encoding zinc finger C3H1 domain-containing protein isoform X2 codes for MSVMEVSSGCPSPKEEGELEDGEIFDDEPQRQRQNARPPRRARPRRARLPGPALNSSAPGPLRALHPPFPCGPRQPLDAAPRSGFWERSHGALGRFRYRGASDWTRGWTDGRFTENHGCRIESPSWKQKAGGRCQARRPVNSAPKAESVDESFEDLLLKYKQIQLELECIRKEERIALKQEEQPAPAPALAPEEEKRAFQAFNLRPLRQKLLTPAERDALNSRSAPETPDDGGPEKSSLEHAVKDEELESDLNISAVSDQTPVVHAKREDEDDLSELQLRLLALQSASRRWQQKEQQVLQESKEKITKPVKVSQDKIESPCDRSKMSGRANAVCRSQERARAARAKKPAHLTKQAWRKQQLRTWKLQQQRQQEEQRSKQEEEEERRKREDEIRKIRDLSNQDEQYNRFMKLVGSKHRSRSKSSDAEQRKLAKQSLDTSGNLYQYDNYDEVAMDTDSETNSPAPSPTHDALPVFPLESTPHRQCVLQQMELVRLTPPPLPPLPPPDEAEQPPKPPFADEEEEEEMLLREELLKSLANKRAVRPEDASGSSGPPSPALRPAAQPNTRSNLAAVSLNTVISHPRALQFIRPQPAPRAPFLLPRHKSVVVRLNASDDSDSDAESCSPAQSVFGGLESMIKEARRTVEAAKPKHSVSEKENNPVKSAEAVPDAKKMEYRLLRDDMASLERQRSGRLELVVGIPSPAGSDSELDVLGRAADLQERFNQHKAQLCKDEALLKQLQQQEVKKKESLKAAEGKVMRLKEQLLASEKIVSANRVLLKKLQEQVQRVQHRVSVKKQQSVRLERDLAQALKRSASAAVYSPVKVRRVDRSDAHYAELIAQKQRLQQLESEYALKIQKLKEAQALRQAEPQPSLHDLTQDKLALGEDAEAEEDEQIPAALTPSHRRRSFRESGTFTKPKLCHLETAAATPVKQARASSGGGLPELLLGLNAEDLRLRYQLCAGLPELLQEETLSLRTAALAKVVQVDFDPMAAPQSRTEPKPEPFGPYHSPLLVFKSYRFSPYYRTKEKLSLRSVTYSNAIEPKKCFCRFDLTGTCNDDDCAWLHMRDCSLSERQLFEDILSYSLPLIGCSDSSSSGDISSATETYMKKLLGPNKDRMGTDQKAVLLVSKVNERLRHIPPFTTGKPQRKRRPEAQRGKTQAPEDEEPNTVNLSAPVRHDGRLQERWSSTDVCVTQDDKRYFDSETDDISNLETSVLESPKHVQLWIKLAFKYLNQRDTSVPECLDAALNTLSRALEDNREDGEVWGHYLRLFSRRGSRDELQEMCEMAVEHAPLYHVWWTYLSVESGFEGKDYVCTRLISHLLEATSDLRPDERSFQLLEALLFRVQLAVFTGRQHSALNTLQSALQPGSKSSVVDHLTVEHRCLLWLSYIHLTEFRRLPSSLYDPANSNPSRMVCTEPFLIPWRAARDLHTPADSIISLFTDAVCRCRDERLSSSEQIQACFPLHSNLIRLYRTLDRCQEAAALCERLLEVCPLYCPLLEITASGHTDQAEELWRRAHSDSAGSARVFLQLSKSLLSQGKHGDVEELFDKFMRSFCESAADQPKSLDVLRHILGVPTQDLLRVTALRDDLQDEIRAQLPYLHLLHCFWQSNYGSVRDAIDAFEKALGTITKLELIHTLWLDYLSFASSKMLSPQPSVRELKMFTGLVHRCLETVPSRLTLPFSSSQYWSSFSFHNEVISFYLGCFPQSQHSLILERLQHIMPTNTELAIRLLQQEWQDGNVEHFKLQSRMLCSSIPACLAIWKIAIAVEKEQRQRAEVRRLYQQALQNLPLSAALWKDCLLFEAAEGGKTDTLKKIIDKCQEVGVSLNEPLGLEPSQSE; via the exons ATGTCAGTAATGGAGGTGAGCTCGGGCTGCCCGTCTCCTAAAGAGGAGGGCGAGCTGGAGGACGGGGAAATCTTCGACGACGAGCCGCAGCGGCAGCGGCAGAACGCGCGGCCTCCGCGCCGCGCCCGCCCCAGGAGAGCGCGTCTACCGGGCCCCGCGCTCAACAGCAGCGCCCCGGGGCCGCTGAGAGCGCTCCACCCGCCCTTCCCCTGCGGCCCCCGGCAGCCGCTCGACGCCGCGCCGCGATCCGGCTTCTGGGAGCGCAGCCACGGCGCGCTGGGCCGCTTCAGATACCGCGGAGCGTCAGACTGGACGCGGGGCTGGACCGACGGGCGATTCACGGAGAATCACGGCTGCAGGATCGAGTCGCCCAGCTGGAAAC AGAAAGCGGGCGGGCGATGTCAGGCGCGGCGGCCGGTGAACAGCGCTCCTAAAGCCGAGAGCGTGGACGAGAGCTTCGAGGATCTGCTGCTGAAGTACAAACAGATCCAGCTGGAGCTGGAGTGCATCCGCAAGGAGGAGCGCATCGCCCTGAAGCAGGAGGAGCAGCCGGCCCCGGCCCCGGCCCTGGCCCCGGAGGAGGAGAAGAGAGCCTTCCAGGCGTTCAACCTCAGGCCGCTCCGACAGAAGCTGCTGACGCCGGCCGAAAGAGACGCCCTCAACAGCAGAAGCGCTCCGGAGACCCCAGACGACGGCGGGCCGGAGAAGAGCAGTCTGGAGCACG CTGTGAAGGACGAGGAGCTGGAGTCAGACCTCAACATCTCTGCTGTGAGTGACCAGACCCCCGTCGTCCACGCCAAG AGGGAGGACGAGGACGATCTGTCGGAGCTGCAGCTGCGTCTCTTGGCTCTGCAGTCGGCCAGCAGGAGGTGGCAGCAGAAGGAGCAGCAGGTGCTGCAGGAGAGCAAGGAGAAGATCACCAAACCCGTCAAAGTGTCTCAGGACAAGATCGAGTCTCCGTGTGACCGGAGCAAGATGAGCGGCAGAGCGAACGCGGTGTGCAGGTCGCAGGAGAGGGCGAGAGCCGCCAGAGCCAAGAAACCGGCCCACCTGA CCAAGCAGGCCTGGAGGAAGCAGCAGCTGCGCACCTGGAAGCTGCAGCAGCAGAGACAGCAGGAGGAGCAGCGGAGCAagcaggaggaagaggaggagcgGAGGAAGAGGGAGGACGAGATACGCAAGATCAGAGACCTGTCCAATCAGGACGAGCAGTACAACCGCTTCATGAAGCTGGTGGGCTCCAAGCATCGCTCCCGCAGCAAG TCTTCAGACGCCGAGCAGAGGAAGCTGGCCAAGCAGAGTCTGGACACCTCGGGAAACCTCTACCAGTACGATAACTACGACGAGGTGGCTATGGACACGGACAGCGAGACCAACTCTCCAG CCCCGTCCCCGACGCACGACGCTCTGCCCGTGTTTCCTCTGGAGTCCACACCTCACAGACAG TGTGTCCTGCAGCAGATGGAGCTTGTGCGGCTGACCCCTCCTCCTCTGCCTCCGCTGCCGCCCCCCGATGAAGCGGAGCAGCCGCCGAAGCCACCGTTTGCTgacgaggaggaggaagaggagatgCTGCTGAGAGAAGAGCTGCTCAAGTCCCTGGCCAACAAACGAGCCGTCAGACCAGAG GATGCGTCCGGCAGCAGCGGGCCGCCGTCTCCTGCGCTCAGACCCGCGGCTCAGCCCAACACTCGGAGCAACCTCGCGGCCGTCAGCCTCAACACCGTCATCTCTCACCCTCGAGCGCTCCAGTTCATCCGGCCGCAGCCGGCGCCCAGAGCCCCGTTCCTG CTGCCTCGACACAAGTCTGTGGTGGTGCGTCTGAACGCGTCTGACGACAGCGACTCTGACGCCGAGAGCTGCAGCCCCGCTCAGAGCGTGTTTGGAGGACTGGAGTCCATGATCAAAGAAGCTCGCAGGACAGTAGAG GCAGCCAAACCGAAGCATTCAGTGTCAGAGAAGGAGAACAACCCAGTGAAGAGTGCAGAAGCAGTTCCTGATGCCAAGAAGATGGAGTACCGGCTGCTCCGAGACGACATGGCCAG TCTGGAGAGGCAGCGGTCAGGCCGGCTGGAGTTGGTGGTGGGCATCCCGTCTCCCGCGGGCTCGGACTCTGAGCTGGACGTCCTGGGAAGAGCAGCAGATCTGCAGGAGAGGTTTAATCAGCACAA GGCGCAGCTGTGTAAAGACGAGGCTCTGCTGAAGCAGCTCCAGCAGCAGGAGGTGAAGAAGAAGGAGTCTCTGAAAGCAGCCGAGGGGAAGGTGATGCGACTCAAAGAGCAGCTGCTGGCGTCAGAGAAGATCGTGAGCGCCAACAGAGTCCTGCTGAAGAAGCTGCAGGAGCAG GTTCAGAGAGTCCAGCACCGCGTGAGCGTGAAGAAGCAGCAGTCTGTGAGGCTGGAGAGAGATCTGGCTCAGGCGCTCAAACGCAGCGCATCCGCCGCCGTCTACTCC CCGGTGAAGGTTCGGCGCGTGGATCGTTCGGACGCTCATTACGCGGAGCTCATCGCTCAGAAGCAGCGCCTGCAGCAGCTGGAGTCTGAATACGCTCTGAAGATCCAGAAGCTGAAGGAGGCGCAGGCGTTACGGCAAGCTGAGCCGCAGCCCTCGCTGCACGACCTGACCCAGGACAAGCTGGCGCTCGGAGAGGACGCGGAGGCCGAGGAGGACGAGCAGATCCCCGCCGCGCTGACCCCCAGCCACCGCCGCCGCTCCTTCCGAGAGTCCGGCACCTTCACCAAACCCAAGCTGTGCCACCTGGAGACGGCCGCGGCCACACCGGTCAAGCAGGCCAGAGCGTCCAGCGGCGGGGGGCTGCCGGAGCTGCTGCTGGGGCTGAACGCGGAGGACCTGCGGCTGAGGTACCAGCTGTGCGCCGGGCTCCCCGAGCTCCTGCAGGAGGAGACGCTCTCGCTGCGCACCGCCGCTCTCGCCAAG GTCGTGCAGGTGGACTTTGATCCGATGGCAGCTCCTCAGAGCCGAACCGAGCCAAAACCAGAACCGTTTGGACCGTATCACAGCCCTTTACTGGTCTTCAAATCATACAG GTTCAGCCCGTATTACCGGACCAAAGAGAAGCTTTCCCTCCGCTCGGTCACCTACAGCAACGCCATCGAGCCAAAGAAGTGCTTCTGCCGCTTCGACCTGACCGGCACGTGCAACGACGACGACTGCGCATG gctgCACATGAGGGACTGCAGCCTCAGCGAGAGACAGCTGTTTGAGGATATCCTGTCCTACAGcctgcctctgattggctgctcgGACTCCAGCAGCAGCGGGGAcatcagcagtgccacag AGACGTACATGAAGAAGCTGCTGGGGCCCAACAAGGACCGGATGGGGACGGACCAGAAGGCCGTGCTGCTCGTGAGCAAAGTCAACGAGAGACTGAGACACA TTCCTCCCTTCACCACCGGTAAACCCCAGAGGAAGCGCAGACCGGAGGCTCAGAGGGGGAAGACGCAGGCTCCGGAGGACGAGGAGCCGAACACTGTGAACCTCTCCGCTCCCGTCCGTCACG ACGGCCGCCTCCAGGAGCGCTGGTCCTCGACTGACGTCTGTGTCACGCAGGACGACAAGCGGTACTTCGACAGCGAGACGGACGACATCAGTAACCTGGAGACCAGCGTGCTGGAGAGCCCCAAACACGTGCAGCTGTGGATCAAGCTGGCCTTCAAATACCTCAACCAGAGGGACAC CTCTGTGCCGGAGTGTCTGGACGCGGCGCTCAACACGCTGTCCCGTGCGCTGGAGGACAACCGCGAGGACGGCGAGGTGTGGGGCCACTACCTGAGGCTGTTCTCACGCCGCGGCAGCAGAGACGAGCTGCAGGAGATGTGTGAGATGGCCGTGGAGCACGCACCGCTCTACCACGTCTGGTGGACC TACCTGAGCGTGGAGAGCGGCTTCGAGGGCAAGGATTACGTGTGCACTCGTCTGATCTCTCACCTGCTGGAGGCGACCTCTGACCTCAGGCCAGACGAGCGCTCCTTCCAGCTGCTGGAGGCGCTGCTGTTCAGAGTCCAGCTCGCCGTGTTCACGGGCCGCCAGCACAGCGCTCTCAACACACTCCAG agtgcGCTGCAGCCGGGCTCTAAGTCGAGTGTGGTGGATCATCTGACTGTGGAGCACCGCTGTCTGCTGTGGCTGTCATATATCCACCTGACTGAGTTCAGACGCCTGCCGTCAAGCCTGTACGACCCGGCCAACTCCAACCCCTCCAGGATGGTGTGCACGGAGCCCTTCCTCATCCCCTGGAGAGCGGCCCGAGACCTCCACACACCCGCCGACTCCATCATCAGCCTGTTCACAG ATGCCGTGTGTCGCTGCAGGGATGAGCGCTTGTCTTCCAGCGAGCAGATCCAGGCCTGTTTCCCTCTTCATTCGAACCTGATTCGCCTGTACAGGACGCTGGACAG GTGTCAGGAAGCGGCTGCGCTGTGTGAGCGTCTGCTGGAGGTGTGTCCGCTCTACTGCCCCCTGCTGGAGATCACCGCCTCGGGACACACGGATCAAGCCGAGGAGCTGTGGAGACGCGCTCACTCTGACAGCGCCGGCAGCGCTCGCGTCTTCCTCCAGCTGAGCAAGAGCCTGCTGTCTCAG GGCAAACACGGAGATGTGGAAGAGCTCTTCGACAAGTTCATGCGCTCCTTCTGTGAATCTGCAGCAGATCAGCCGAAGTCTCTGGATGTGTTACG CCATATTCTCGGTGTTCCGACTCAAGACTTGCTGAGAGTTACAGCCCTCAGAGACGATCTTCAGGACGAGATCAGAGCTCAGCTGCCATACCTGCATCTGCTGCACtg TTTCTGGCAGTCTAATTATGGCAGTGTGAGAGACGCCATTGATGCCTTTGAGAAAGCTTTGGGAACTATTACAAAGCTGGAGTTGATTCACACTCTCTGGCTCGA CTACCTGTCCTTCGCCAGCAGTAAGATGTTGTCGCCGCAGCCGAGCGTGCGCGAGCTGAAGATGTTTACGGGTCTGGTGCACCGCTGTCTGGAGACCGTGCCCAGCAGACTCACCCTGCCCTTCAGCTCCTCACAATACTGGAGCAGCTTCAGCTTCCACAACGAG GTCATATCCTTCTATTTGGGTTGTTTCCCTCAATCCCAACATTCCCTTATCCTGGAAAGACTTCAGCATATCATGCCAACCAATACTGAACTGGCCATAAG GTTGCTGCAGCAAGAATGGCAGGATGGCAATgttgaacattttaaattgcaaagcAGAATGTTGTGCAGTAGCATCCCAGCCTGTCTGGCCATCTGGAAAAT AGCTATTGCTGTTGAGAAGGAGCAAAGGCAAAGAGCAGAG GTGCGGCGGCTCTATCAGCAGGCGCTCCAGAATCTGCCGCTGTCTGCTGCTCTCTGGAAAGAT tgtTTGCTCTTCGAGGCGGCTGAAGGAGGTAAAACtgacacactgaaaaaaataattgacaaGTGCCAAGAGGTGGGAGTGAGTCTAAATGAGCCGCTAGGGTTAGAGCCGAGCCAGAGCGAGTGA
- the LOC131534214 gene encoding zinc finger C3H1 domain-containing protein isoform X1, with the protein MSVMEVSSGCPSPKEEGELEDGEIFDDEPQRQRQNARPPRRARPRRARLPGPALNSSAPGPLRALHPPFPCGPRQPLDAAPRSGFWERSHGALGRFRYRGASDWTRGWTDGRFTENHGCRIESPSWKQKAGGRCQARRPVNSAPKAESVDESFEDLLLKYKQIQLELECIRKEERIALKQEEQPAPAPALAPEEEKRAFQAFNLRPLRQKLLTPAERDALNSRSAPETPDDGGPEKSSLEHAVKDEELESDLNISAVSDQTPVVHAKREDEDDLSELQLRLLALQSASRRWQQKEQQVLQESKEKITKPVKVSQDKIESPCDRSKMSGRANAVCRSQERARAARAKKPAHLTKQAWRKQQLRTWKLQQQRQQEEQRSKQEEEEERRKREDEIRKIRDLSNQDEQYNRFMKLVGSKHRSRSKSSDAEQRKLAKQSLDTSGNLYQYDNYDEVAMDTDSETNSPAPSPTHDALPVFPLESTPHRQCVLQQMELVRLTPPPLPPLPPPDEAEQPPKPPFADEEEEEEMLLREELLKSLANKRAVRPEDASGSSGPPSPALRPAAQPNTRSNLAAVSLNTVISHPRALQFIRPQPAPRAPFLLPRHKSVVVRLNASDDSDSDAESCSPAQSVFGGLESMIKEARRTVEAAKPKHSVSEKENNPVKSAEAVPDAKKMEYRLLRDDMASLERQRSGRLELVVGIPSPAGSDSELDVLGRAADLQERFNQHKAQLCKDEALLKQLQQQEVKKKESLKAAEGKVMRLKEQLLASEKIVSANRVLLKKLQEQVQRVQHRVSVKKQQSVRLERDLAQALKRSASAAVYSPVKVRRVDRSDAHYAELIAQKQRLQQLESEYALKIQKLKEAQALRQAEPQPSLHDLTQDKLALGEDAEAEEDEQIPAALTPSHRRRSFRESGTFTKPKLCHLETAAATPVKQARASSGGGLPELLLGLNAEDLRLRYQLCAGLPELLQEETLSLRTAALAKVVQVDFDPMAAPQSRTEPKPEPFGPYHSPLLVFKSYRFSPYYRTKEKLSLRSVTYSNAIEPKKCFCRFDLTGTCNDDDCAWLHMRDCSLSERQLFEDILSYSLPLIGCSDSSSSGDISSATETYMKKLLGPNKDRMGTDQKAVLLVSKVNERLRHIPPFTTGKPQRKRRPEAQRGKTQAPEDEEPNTVNLSAPVRHADGRLQERWSSTDVCVTQDDKRYFDSETDDISNLETSVLESPKHVQLWIKLAFKYLNQRDTSVPECLDAALNTLSRALEDNREDGEVWGHYLRLFSRRGSRDELQEMCEMAVEHAPLYHVWWTYLSVESGFEGKDYVCTRLISHLLEATSDLRPDERSFQLLEALLFRVQLAVFTGRQHSALNTLQSALQPGSKSSVVDHLTVEHRCLLWLSYIHLTEFRRLPSSLYDPANSNPSRMVCTEPFLIPWRAARDLHTPADSIISLFTDAVCRCRDERLSSSEQIQACFPLHSNLIRLYRTLDRCQEAAALCERLLEVCPLYCPLLEITASGHTDQAEELWRRAHSDSAGSARVFLQLSKSLLSQGKHGDVEELFDKFMRSFCESAADQPKSLDVLRHILGVPTQDLLRVTALRDDLQDEIRAQLPYLHLLHCFWQSNYGSVRDAIDAFEKALGTITKLELIHTLWLDYLSFASSKMLSPQPSVRELKMFTGLVHRCLETVPSRLTLPFSSSQYWSSFSFHNEVISFYLGCFPQSQHSLILERLQHIMPTNTELAIRLLQQEWQDGNVEHFKLQSRMLCSSIPACLAIWKIAIAVEKEQRQRAEVRRLYQQALQNLPLSAALWKDCLLFEAAEGGKTDTLKKIIDKCQEVGVSLNEPLGLEPSQSE; encoded by the exons ATGTCAGTAATGGAGGTGAGCTCGGGCTGCCCGTCTCCTAAAGAGGAGGGCGAGCTGGAGGACGGGGAAATCTTCGACGACGAGCCGCAGCGGCAGCGGCAGAACGCGCGGCCTCCGCGCCGCGCCCGCCCCAGGAGAGCGCGTCTACCGGGCCCCGCGCTCAACAGCAGCGCCCCGGGGCCGCTGAGAGCGCTCCACCCGCCCTTCCCCTGCGGCCCCCGGCAGCCGCTCGACGCCGCGCCGCGATCCGGCTTCTGGGAGCGCAGCCACGGCGCGCTGGGCCGCTTCAGATACCGCGGAGCGTCAGACTGGACGCGGGGCTGGACCGACGGGCGATTCACGGAGAATCACGGCTGCAGGATCGAGTCGCCCAGCTGGAAAC AGAAAGCGGGCGGGCGATGTCAGGCGCGGCGGCCGGTGAACAGCGCTCCTAAAGCCGAGAGCGTGGACGAGAGCTTCGAGGATCTGCTGCTGAAGTACAAACAGATCCAGCTGGAGCTGGAGTGCATCCGCAAGGAGGAGCGCATCGCCCTGAAGCAGGAGGAGCAGCCGGCCCCGGCCCCGGCCCTGGCCCCGGAGGAGGAGAAGAGAGCCTTCCAGGCGTTCAACCTCAGGCCGCTCCGACAGAAGCTGCTGACGCCGGCCGAAAGAGACGCCCTCAACAGCAGAAGCGCTCCGGAGACCCCAGACGACGGCGGGCCGGAGAAGAGCAGTCTGGAGCACG CTGTGAAGGACGAGGAGCTGGAGTCAGACCTCAACATCTCTGCTGTGAGTGACCAGACCCCCGTCGTCCACGCCAAG AGGGAGGACGAGGACGATCTGTCGGAGCTGCAGCTGCGTCTCTTGGCTCTGCAGTCGGCCAGCAGGAGGTGGCAGCAGAAGGAGCAGCAGGTGCTGCAGGAGAGCAAGGAGAAGATCACCAAACCCGTCAAAGTGTCTCAGGACAAGATCGAGTCTCCGTGTGACCGGAGCAAGATGAGCGGCAGAGCGAACGCGGTGTGCAGGTCGCAGGAGAGGGCGAGAGCCGCCAGAGCCAAGAAACCGGCCCACCTGA CCAAGCAGGCCTGGAGGAAGCAGCAGCTGCGCACCTGGAAGCTGCAGCAGCAGAGACAGCAGGAGGAGCAGCGGAGCAagcaggaggaagaggaggagcgGAGGAAGAGGGAGGACGAGATACGCAAGATCAGAGACCTGTCCAATCAGGACGAGCAGTACAACCGCTTCATGAAGCTGGTGGGCTCCAAGCATCGCTCCCGCAGCAAG TCTTCAGACGCCGAGCAGAGGAAGCTGGCCAAGCAGAGTCTGGACACCTCGGGAAACCTCTACCAGTACGATAACTACGACGAGGTGGCTATGGACACGGACAGCGAGACCAACTCTCCAG CCCCGTCCCCGACGCACGACGCTCTGCCCGTGTTTCCTCTGGAGTCCACACCTCACAGACAG TGTGTCCTGCAGCAGATGGAGCTTGTGCGGCTGACCCCTCCTCCTCTGCCTCCGCTGCCGCCCCCCGATGAAGCGGAGCAGCCGCCGAAGCCACCGTTTGCTgacgaggaggaggaagaggagatgCTGCTGAGAGAAGAGCTGCTCAAGTCCCTGGCCAACAAACGAGCCGTCAGACCAGAG GATGCGTCCGGCAGCAGCGGGCCGCCGTCTCCTGCGCTCAGACCCGCGGCTCAGCCCAACACTCGGAGCAACCTCGCGGCCGTCAGCCTCAACACCGTCATCTCTCACCCTCGAGCGCTCCAGTTCATCCGGCCGCAGCCGGCGCCCAGAGCCCCGTTCCTG CTGCCTCGACACAAGTCTGTGGTGGTGCGTCTGAACGCGTCTGACGACAGCGACTCTGACGCCGAGAGCTGCAGCCCCGCTCAGAGCGTGTTTGGAGGACTGGAGTCCATGATCAAAGAAGCTCGCAGGACAGTAGAG GCAGCCAAACCGAAGCATTCAGTGTCAGAGAAGGAGAACAACCCAGTGAAGAGTGCAGAAGCAGTTCCTGATGCCAAGAAGATGGAGTACCGGCTGCTCCGAGACGACATGGCCAG TCTGGAGAGGCAGCGGTCAGGCCGGCTGGAGTTGGTGGTGGGCATCCCGTCTCCCGCGGGCTCGGACTCTGAGCTGGACGTCCTGGGAAGAGCAGCAGATCTGCAGGAGAGGTTTAATCAGCACAA GGCGCAGCTGTGTAAAGACGAGGCTCTGCTGAAGCAGCTCCAGCAGCAGGAGGTGAAGAAGAAGGAGTCTCTGAAAGCAGCCGAGGGGAAGGTGATGCGACTCAAAGAGCAGCTGCTGGCGTCAGAGAAGATCGTGAGCGCCAACAGAGTCCTGCTGAAGAAGCTGCAGGAGCAG GTTCAGAGAGTCCAGCACCGCGTGAGCGTGAAGAAGCAGCAGTCTGTGAGGCTGGAGAGAGATCTGGCTCAGGCGCTCAAACGCAGCGCATCCGCCGCCGTCTACTCC CCGGTGAAGGTTCGGCGCGTGGATCGTTCGGACGCTCATTACGCGGAGCTCATCGCTCAGAAGCAGCGCCTGCAGCAGCTGGAGTCTGAATACGCTCTGAAGATCCAGAAGCTGAAGGAGGCGCAGGCGTTACGGCAAGCTGAGCCGCAGCCCTCGCTGCACGACCTGACCCAGGACAAGCTGGCGCTCGGAGAGGACGCGGAGGCCGAGGAGGACGAGCAGATCCCCGCCGCGCTGACCCCCAGCCACCGCCGCCGCTCCTTCCGAGAGTCCGGCACCTTCACCAAACCCAAGCTGTGCCACCTGGAGACGGCCGCGGCCACACCGGTCAAGCAGGCCAGAGCGTCCAGCGGCGGGGGGCTGCCGGAGCTGCTGCTGGGGCTGAACGCGGAGGACCTGCGGCTGAGGTACCAGCTGTGCGCCGGGCTCCCCGAGCTCCTGCAGGAGGAGACGCTCTCGCTGCGCACCGCCGCTCTCGCCAAG GTCGTGCAGGTGGACTTTGATCCGATGGCAGCTCCTCAGAGCCGAACCGAGCCAAAACCAGAACCGTTTGGACCGTATCACAGCCCTTTACTGGTCTTCAAATCATACAG GTTCAGCCCGTATTACCGGACCAAAGAGAAGCTTTCCCTCCGCTCGGTCACCTACAGCAACGCCATCGAGCCAAAGAAGTGCTTCTGCCGCTTCGACCTGACCGGCACGTGCAACGACGACGACTGCGCATG gctgCACATGAGGGACTGCAGCCTCAGCGAGAGACAGCTGTTTGAGGATATCCTGTCCTACAGcctgcctctgattggctgctcgGACTCCAGCAGCAGCGGGGAcatcagcagtgccacag AGACGTACATGAAGAAGCTGCTGGGGCCCAACAAGGACCGGATGGGGACGGACCAGAAGGCCGTGCTGCTCGTGAGCAAAGTCAACGAGAGACTGAGACACA TTCCTCCCTTCACCACCGGTAAACCCCAGAGGAAGCGCAGACCGGAGGCTCAGAGGGGGAAGACGCAGGCTCCGGAGGACGAGGAGCCGAACACTGTGAACCTCTCCGCTCCCGTCCGTCACG CAGACGGCCGCCTCCAGGAGCGCTGGTCCTCGACTGACGTCTGTGTCACGCAGGACGACAAGCGGTACTTCGACAGCGAGACGGACGACATCAGTAACCTGGAGACCAGCGTGCTGGAGAGCCCCAAACACGTGCAGCTGTGGATCAAGCTGGCCTTCAAATACCTCAACCAGAGGGACAC CTCTGTGCCGGAGTGTCTGGACGCGGCGCTCAACACGCTGTCCCGTGCGCTGGAGGACAACCGCGAGGACGGCGAGGTGTGGGGCCACTACCTGAGGCTGTTCTCACGCCGCGGCAGCAGAGACGAGCTGCAGGAGATGTGTGAGATGGCCGTGGAGCACGCACCGCTCTACCACGTCTGGTGGACC TACCTGAGCGTGGAGAGCGGCTTCGAGGGCAAGGATTACGTGTGCACTCGTCTGATCTCTCACCTGCTGGAGGCGACCTCTGACCTCAGGCCAGACGAGCGCTCCTTCCAGCTGCTGGAGGCGCTGCTGTTCAGAGTCCAGCTCGCCGTGTTCACGGGCCGCCAGCACAGCGCTCTCAACACACTCCAG agtgcGCTGCAGCCGGGCTCTAAGTCGAGTGTGGTGGATCATCTGACTGTGGAGCACCGCTGTCTGCTGTGGCTGTCATATATCCACCTGACTGAGTTCAGACGCCTGCCGTCAAGCCTGTACGACCCGGCCAACTCCAACCCCTCCAGGATGGTGTGCACGGAGCCCTTCCTCATCCCCTGGAGAGCGGCCCGAGACCTCCACACACCCGCCGACTCCATCATCAGCCTGTTCACAG ATGCCGTGTGTCGCTGCAGGGATGAGCGCTTGTCTTCCAGCGAGCAGATCCAGGCCTGTTTCCCTCTTCATTCGAACCTGATTCGCCTGTACAGGACGCTGGACAG GTGTCAGGAAGCGGCTGCGCTGTGTGAGCGTCTGCTGGAGGTGTGTCCGCTCTACTGCCCCCTGCTGGAGATCACCGCCTCGGGACACACGGATCAAGCCGAGGAGCTGTGGAGACGCGCTCACTCTGACAGCGCCGGCAGCGCTCGCGTCTTCCTCCAGCTGAGCAAGAGCCTGCTGTCTCAG GGCAAACACGGAGATGTGGAAGAGCTCTTCGACAAGTTCATGCGCTCCTTCTGTGAATCTGCAGCAGATCAGCCGAAGTCTCTGGATGTGTTACG CCATATTCTCGGTGTTCCGACTCAAGACTTGCTGAGAGTTACAGCCCTCAGAGACGATCTTCAGGACGAGATCAGAGCTCAGCTGCCATACCTGCATCTGCTGCACtg TTTCTGGCAGTCTAATTATGGCAGTGTGAGAGACGCCATTGATGCCTTTGAGAAAGCTTTGGGAACTATTACAAAGCTGGAGTTGATTCACACTCTCTGGCTCGA CTACCTGTCCTTCGCCAGCAGTAAGATGTTGTCGCCGCAGCCGAGCGTGCGCGAGCTGAAGATGTTTACGGGTCTGGTGCACCGCTGTCTGGAGACCGTGCCCAGCAGACTCACCCTGCCCTTCAGCTCCTCACAATACTGGAGCAGCTTCAGCTTCCACAACGAG GTCATATCCTTCTATTTGGGTTGTTTCCCTCAATCCCAACATTCCCTTATCCTGGAAAGACTTCAGCATATCATGCCAACCAATACTGAACTGGCCATAAG GTTGCTGCAGCAAGAATGGCAGGATGGCAATgttgaacattttaaattgcaaagcAGAATGTTGTGCAGTAGCATCCCAGCCTGTCTGGCCATCTGGAAAAT AGCTATTGCTGTTGAGAAGGAGCAAAGGCAAAGAGCAGAG GTGCGGCGGCTCTATCAGCAGGCGCTCCAGAATCTGCCGCTGTCTGCTGCTCTCTGGAAAGAT tgtTTGCTCTTCGAGGCGGCTGAAGGAGGTAAAACtgacacactgaaaaaaataattgacaaGTGCCAAGAGGTGGGAGTGAGTCTAAATGAGCCGCTAGGGTTAGAGCCGAGCCAGAGCGAGTGA